TGGCTCGTTGACTAGTGAGAACAGCAATCAACCATTGACAACTGGtgccaaagaagaaagcgTGACAGTCTCACCTAGTTCTACGACAGATGCTGAAAAGGCTGTTAATATCAATCAGAACACTTCAGTTGTTAGCGCAACTGAGGGGAGATCTACTGTCTTCTATGCTCGGGTCCGAACGGGCATGACCAAGAAACTCGCGTCACGGGTATCTGGGCAGCAGTCTGAAGCACTTCAACTTCGGGTGATCGTCGAAGGACCCTACCATCATTCTGGCGATATTTCACCTCGACTTTCACACTGCAAAGATATTTTGGTTATTGCAGGAGGTGTTGGCATCACGGCCTGTCTCCCATATCTTCGGCAAGGCGCTTCAGGCAATACAAAACTTTTCTGGTCGAGCCGCAAGAAAGGTCTAATCACAGCCCTGACACCAGCTCTTGCTGATCTGCCAAGGAGTGTACAGGTCGAAACGGTTGTGGGGGAGCGTTTGGATCTTAGGGGCATCTTGACCCAAGAACTGATTGGAGCGCCAGACGATGGTGCGCTGGCGATTGTCATGTGTGGACCTCCCATTATGGCTGATGAAGTGCGTAGAGAcattgttgagattgtgaGGAGCAACGCCTTATGCCGCGCCTATGTGCTCTTGGATGAGGCTTATTCTTGGTAGTTCTGGTGGTGGTATGTCACTCAATCAAACAATCAAGATGACGATCTGCCCACTTCACGTAACTTGTACACTAAATGGTCCTGAATTAGAAGTGTTCATCGCTATAAGACTAGATGTCTTATGTAAATCGATCTTCATTTCATCATTTACCATGTTGCCAACATCAGGCCCAAGCTGGCGGGACTCAGCTAGACTAGCCGTTATGAGAAACGCGGACCGAGCGGATATATCTACTTGAACTCTATTCAGAGACGTTCTCGTTTCAAGATGAACCTCTAGATCAAGCTAGATTATTCTGTGTCGCATTGACCTGTTTTTGACGTAAACGTCAATTTCGGCATCGATAGTTGGAAACCTTGAGTTGCACGTAGTCTAGTATGCTCTATAAAAGTTCCTCAGACTACCACCGTAAGCTATCGATGGGTGAATTTCCCATGTGGGATATTCTCGTAATCAGCATCGTATACTCAACTGAGGAGGTCAGCATTTGCATGTAATTGGTTCTGTGGTCAGCAAGGTCAAGTTGGAGATCACGAGTGCGGCGCTGACCCGAGCGAATAATTGACAAATACCAAGAGCTCGATATGCCAGGTTCAGGCCCAGGTCCAGAGGCAGAGTTCTCACGTTTTACCCCTGGCAGCTGCATCCTTGACGTCCGATGACTTGAAGCTTGGCCCTGCAGAGAAGGACAGTAAGGTAGGTGATGGTTTTGACATGCGGTGGCGTTAGTAACAGCGCTCTGGAACCTCCTGTATATGAGACCACCTGCCTAATGtgtatttttctttatcaTAATTAGGTATGCGTGGCGTTGAATAGGTTATAAGGCTTGGGCCCGAGTGACCAAATAACCACATGGCATCAAAGTATGCGTAACATGACTTGACATGcagattgattgattgatagttgAGGGAGGGAGCTGGTTAGAGTTCCCCGATACTAAGTTAGACGTTGGATCTACGGCATAAAAAGCAAACAACAGAATTTTTCTGATGTACCTACATATAAGATCTGTGTTATATGCCAACAGCTGTCAGAACGACAACCAATGATTCAAAGACCCAACGTAAAAAACGGACCGACCTCACCCAAACCTGTTGAGCCAGCTGCGAAACAAGTGCAGTTTCCAGTGCCCGTTGGTTCAAAGCCCTGGCCCTGCCCTCAGTGCCCTGCTACTCGGCTGTGACATCCCAGCCTCCGATCGTTCAATGATAATCGACTCTTTGAGGTAAAAAGCCTCGGCTGCTCTGTGGATCTGCTCCGCCCGGAAGCCAAACTTCGAAGAGCCTAAGGCCCTAGAGTAGTAGAGGCCCCCTCGGCCCCAGCGTTAGCCCCGGCAGCTTGGTCCAGAGGAGGTAATTGAATGTCAAAATGCGTGGGTTTCCCCCGAAGCCCGGACTCCATTTCCATTTCTTTAGTGCCTGTCTAGCCTGTCTCTCACTGAAAGAAGCCCTTACCTAGGGCCCTGCTCTGgagatttttttttcttcaagCCGCTAAACTAGGGTCCCCTGGCTCTTGCATTCGACCACTGACGATGGCGTCTTCTAGCGTAAGCCCTCCCATTCCCTTCTGTAAGCCATTAGCCATCACCAGGAACCCGCCGTCACGCGAGGCCGTACCTAGGCTCGCAAGCAAGGTACGGTATAATCCACTCTTGGGTCTTGGCTTGGGTTCTTGGGCTTAACGACGAGGATCTCAAGGGTGTCAAGTTGCCTTTTACGGTTCCATGCGTGGAGGCGGGTCGACGCGGAGGCGAACGGCGAACCGTCCGTCTCTGCTATCAGCTCACTAGAGTAGTTATAATCAtgctccctcttcttctgacaCCCGCTGCCGCGGGCCTCTCTCTTCCTGATCGTCTTGTgcatttgatttgatttCACGATACCAGTGACTGACTGACAATATGCGCAATCCACCGCCAGAGGTGGTGGCCTCATGGCCCCCGCCAAACTATGTCAACCCCGTTCATCGTGGGCCTACACTGCTCATTGTCGAGGTCACTATCATGTCTGTGGCCATCCTGACACTCATGGCCCGTTTGTACGTCCGCATattcaaggtcaacaagcATGGACTCGATGACTGGCTGATGCTGGCTGCCATGGTAAATATCCCTCCCAACCTCGGCTGCATGTGCAACCCACGATGATCATCTCCAATGCTGACTTGTGGGACTTCCAGGTGTTTGGTATTGGTGTTACTGTCTGTGTCATTCTTGCAGCTCAGCTCTACGGCTGGAATATCCATGTCTGGGATCTCAAGAAATCTCAGGCGGAAAATGGTCGAAAGGTTTCACTCGCTGCTCAGACACTCTTTCTATTTTCCTCGGGCCTAGCAAAGAACTCTATCCTCGTCTCGTATCTCCGTATTGCCCCGGCCAAATCGTGGCTTCGTCGTTTGACTTATGCCTCACTGATTCTTGTCACCTCGCTCATCTTCATTTTCCTTATTGTTCTTTGGACACAATGCAACCCAACCTCTGCATACTGGAAGCTGGACGGAGGTGACAGTTGCCGTCCTGAAGGACCCAGTGTACTGTAAGTTACTATTTCGAGTTATTGCTGATGATCACTAACGATATGTTTTTAGGAGCCAAGCCATTACCACTGTCATCACTGATCTCCTTGTCTGCGCCCTTCCTCTACAAACACTCT
This genomic stretch from Fusarium fujikuroi IMI 58289 draft genome, chromosome FFUJ_chr09 harbors:
- a CDS encoding related to integral membrane protein, whose translation is MRNPPPEVVASWPPPNYVNPVHRGPTLLIVEVTIMSVAILTLMARLYVRIFKVNKHGLDDWLMLAAMVFGIGVTVCVILAAQLYGWNIHVWDLKKSQAENGRKVSLAAQTLFLFSSGLAKNSILVSYLRIAPAKSWLRRLTYASLILVTSLIFIFLIVLWTQCNPTSAYWKLDGGDSCRPEGPSVLSQAITTVITDLLVCALPLQTLFHLKLPFSQRMALIVVFSLGLIVVFAASMRAYYTHYVTDETYDVTWQGFHLWIWTAVEANLGVICGSIPALRPLFRNMFRSKSSSYYNKTNSHAYPPGTAPGVVTVVTSPKKNSRNWTDSLQRNSKGVRIQDDHIDVEGGYNDARRQKSSDSGASSLEMDTWPPRPQPRSWPTN